The following coding sequences lie in one Mercenaria mercenaria strain notata chromosome 5, MADL_Memer_1, whole genome shotgun sequence genomic window:
- the LOC123556947 gene encoding coiled-coil domain-containing protein 22 homolog, with product MEEVDNIILHSLRSINCDIDDEVQSLKEFSTEVIVACAVRCIKTIVGDVDLPNTLPQAMSAKFRMGTTLANHLQELGYRGDVGYQTFLYSSEADIRKIFMFLVDKLPKETVETTEETLGSSVLLQRSIANTLSRQLSSPWVPAYLKQKGITWRGKPPTWQREGTCCMFHFHSMHLTSPEGSADLTKKIPKALKSYYQSSLPYITCQTLDHDDIIPSLLEANAADVTAQQEWEAEWNQSGLASRLSQQEYRDRKRQKIHKRITDQLRQDRQRSEAAAGSGMSQDLQQILASISGRGSGAAKTKGSRFTHTEKLLFAKDEDKAISEVSVQGPAGQTEEEKQKEREEEVDTLKEELNTLTSRLENLDLEVKKFTASIQQMEEEIANQNRANAEKEDGYKVKKRTLDLLPDAENNIAKLQSVVDSSAQRLINLASQWEKHRAPLIDQFRSLKELSSKTESEAQIKLEEIKEFRKKMKQVQDEARTKEELAKQLNSEYERMTKDVNRSAYTKRIMEIVGNIKKQKMEIDKVLVDTRTVQKEINQLSGKLDRQFTVTDELIFRDAKKDESVKKAYRYLAALHESCELLIKTVEETGVIMREIRELEDQTETESNKKVLANLEKITADYQQMKKENDAIVKKIKGKS from the exons TGATATTGATGATGAAGTACAAAGCTTAAAAGAGTTTTCAACAGAAGTTATAGTAGCATGTGCTGTAAGATGTATTAAGACCATAGTTGGCGATGTGGATTTACCAAACACCCTTCCTCAGGCAATGTCTGCCAAGTTCCGAATGGGAACCACACTCGCCAATCACCTACAG GAACTTGGTTACCGTGGTGATGTTGGCTACCAGACTTTTTTGTACTCCAGTGAGGCAGACAtcagaaaaatatttatgttcctTGTTGACAAACTTCCAAAAGAAACTGTAGAGACTACTGAGGAAACTCTAG GGTCATCAGTTTTACTACAGAGAAGTATAGCCAACACATTATCTAGACAACTGTCATCACCATGGGTACCAGCATACCTCAAACAGAAGGGCATTACCTGGCGAGGGAAACCTCCAACTTGGCAGAGAGAG gGCACATGCTGTATGTTTCACTTCCATTCCATGCACCTAACATCACCCGAGGGTTCAGCTGATCTCACAAAGAAAATACCAAAAG CATTGAAGTCCTATTACCAGTCTAGTCTTCCATACATAACCTGCCAAACATTAGACCACGATGACATTATCCCATCTCTACTTGAGGCAAACGCAGCAGACGTCACAGCACAACAAGAATGGGAAGCAGAATGGAACCAGTCAGGTCTAGCTTCCAGACTGTCTCAACAG GAATATAGAGACAGAAAACGTCAAAAAATCCACAAACGTATCACAGATCAGTTACGACAAGATCGTCAGCGAAGTGAGGCTGCGGCTGGAAGTGGAATGTCCCAGGACTTGCAGCAGATTCTTGCCTCGATTAGTGGTCGTGGATCTGGTGCTGCCAAAACAAAAGGATCGCGTTTCACGCATACTGAAAAACTGCTTTTTGCTAAG GATGAAGATAAAGCTATATCTGAGGTATCAGTACAAGGTCCTGCAGGGCAGACGGAAGAG GAAAAGCAGAAAGAAAGAGAAGAGGAAGTTGACACTCTAAAAGAGGAACTCAACACACTAACCTCACGTCTAgaaaaccttgaccttgaagtaaaAAAGTTTACGGCCAGTATTCAACAAATGGAAGAGGAAATAGCCAATCAGAATCGAGCAAATGCCGAGAAAGAAGACGGTTATAAAGTGAAGAAGAGAACTTTAGATTTATTACCCGATGCCGAGAACAATATAGCTAAATTACAA tctgttGTAGATTCTAGTGCACAAAGGTTAATCAATTTAGCAAGTCAATGGGAGAAACATAGAGCACCTCTGATAGACCAGTTCAGAAGTTTAAAAGAACTTAGTTCAAAAACTGAG TCTGAAGCACAGATCAAATTGGAAGAAATTAAAGAGTTCAGAAAAAAGATGAAGCAAGTACAAGATGAGGCAAGAACTAAAGAGGAGCTGGCTAAACAACTG AATTCAGAGTATGAAAGAATGACCAAAGATGTGAACAGATCAGCCTACACAAAGCGTATTATGGAGATTGTTGGCAATATTAAAAAACAGAAGATGGAAATTGATAAG GTGCTTGTAGATACTAGGACTGTTCAGAAAGAAATTAACCAATTATCCGGCAAGTTGGACAGACAGTTTACTGTCACAGATGAGCTTATATTCAGA GATGCAAAGAAAGATGAGTCAGTAAAGAAAGCTTACAGATATCTAGCAGCATTACATGAG AGTTGTGAGTTACTAATAAAGACAGTGGAGGAAACTGGAGTCATTATGAGAGAGATAAGGGAACTTGAGGACCAG ACAGAGACAGAGAGCAATAAAAAGGTGCTAGCCAACCTGGAGAAAATCACTGCTGACTACCAACAGATGAAGAAAGAAAATGATGCCATAGTaaagaaaataaaggggaaatCTTAG